TTAGCCGCATTATTGAATTTAACCAGAACCCTCTTTACAGCGACCATTCCCGACTTCTTCGTTCTTCCTTTGCCGACATCCTTAACCATGCTGATAACGTCATTAATCAGCAAACGCGGATGCGCCAGGGGTTCTACGAACGCAACCACTGCGAAATATTGCAAGGTGACGCGCACTTTGTTGACGAACATACGCTGGCGCTTAAATGCCAGGACGGTTCCGTCGAAACGATCACCGCCGAGAAATTTGTCATCGCCTGTGGCTCACGTCCGTACCATCCGACCGACGTCGATTTTTCCCATCCGCGCGTGTACGACAGCGACTCGATCCTGAGCCTGCACCACGAACCGCGCCACGTGCTGATCTACGGCGCAGGGGTGATTGGCTGCGAATATGCGTCCATCTTCCGTGGAATGGACGTGAAAGTGGATCTGATTAACACCCGCGACCGGCTGCTGGCGTTTCTCGATCAGGAGATGTCCGACTCGCTCTCCTACCACTTCTGGAACAGCGGCGTGGTCATTCGCCACAACGAAGAGTACGAGAAAATCGAAGGCTGCGATGACGGCGTGATCATGCACCTGAAATCCGGCAAAAAACTCAAAGCCGACTGCCTGCTGTATGCCAATGGCCGTACGGGTAACACCGATTCGCTGGCGCTGGAAAATATCGGTCTGGCGACCGACAGCCGTGGTCAGTTGAAGGTCAACAGCATGTACCAGACCGCCCTGCCGCATATCTATGCTGTGGGTGACGTGATTGGTTATCCGAGCCTGGCATCTGCCGCTTACGATCAGGGCCGCATTGCCGCTCAGGCACTGGTCAAAGGCGAAGCCACCGCCCATCTGATCGAAGATATTCCGACCGGGATTTACACCATTCCTGAGATCAGCTCGGTAGGCAAAACCGAACAGCAGTTGACGTCAATGAAGGTGCCTTACGAGGTGGGTCGTGCGCAGTTTAAGCATCTGGCGCGGGCGCAAATCGTGGGAATGAGCGTGGGAACGCTGAAGATTTTGTTCCATCGCGAGACCAAAGAGATCCTCGGTATTCACTGTTTCGGTGAACGCGCGGCGGAAATCATTCATATCGGTCAGGCAATCATGGAGCAAAAAGGTGGCGGTAACACGATCGAGTACTTCGTTAACACCACCTTCAACTACCCGACGATGGCTGAAGCCTATCGGGTAGCGGCGCTGAACGGCTTAAACCGCTTGTTTTAACGCACCATCAAAGTGGCCATCCATCGAACTACGGATGGCCTCTGCCAGCTGCTCATAGCGGCTGCGCAGCGGTGATCCTGGACGATAAACCAGACCAATGGTGCGACGCGGTTCAGGCTTGATGCACGGCAGATAGACCACACCATCACGTTTACGCTCGCGCGGTACGGCCAGCGCAGGCAGCAGCGTAATACCACTTCCCGCCGCGACCATATTGCGCAGCGTTTCCAGGCTGGTTGCGCGGAAATGGGTATCTTCATCCGCACCCGCTTCAAAGCAGAAGCCCATCGCCTGATCGCGCAGGCAGTGGCCGTCTTCCAGCATCAACAGCTTTTCGCCCGCCAGATCGGACATCGGCACACGATCGCGATTCGCCCACGGGTGATCCTCATAGATCGCCAGCATCATCGGCTCATCAAACAGCGGCACTTCGATAAAGGCTTCGCTTTCTTTGACCAGCGCCAGAATGGCACAGTCGAGCTTACCGCTATCCAGCTGCGCCAGCAGTTGATGGGTCTGGGCTTCGTGCAGATACATTTCGAGTTTCGGGAAGGTCTGGTGCAACATCGGAATAATTTGCGGCAGCAGGTACGGGCCAACGGTTGGGATCAGGCCAATATGCAGCGGGCCGGACATGGCTTCCCCCTGCTGGCTTGCCATTTCCTTGAGCACTTTGACCTCGCGCAGCACGGTGCGCGCCTGATCCACCAGCAGCAAACCGGCCTGGGTGAACAGCACTTTACGACTGGTGCGCTCCAACAGCATCACGCCCAGCTCATCCTCAAGCTTACGGATTTGACCGCTCAGCGTGGGCTGGCTGACGTGGCAGGAATCTGCCGCGCGGCGAAAATGACGATGCTCAGCTAACGCTACCAGGTATTCAAGATCACGAATATTCATTATTCATCCTCCGTCGCCACGATAGTTCATGGCGATAGATAGCATAGCAACGAACGATTATCCCTATCAAGCATTCTGTTGAATAATACACCACATAGACGAGGCGGTGACTGTTTGACCCTTGAAGCGCCGCAGCGTCATACGAGTTTCTCTCAAAACTCGAACAACTAAAGCCAACGTGAACTTTTGCGGACCCCGTGTCCGCATTTTTTTTGCGTAAAAAAGCCCGGCAAAAGCCGAGCCTGGTTTTTGTCCCTCTCCGGTGGGAGAGGGTCGGGGTGAGGGCATCAGCCCGCACGTCATTAAATCAACCGATCTTTCGCATCCGCAATCGCCTGCGCTACCTGCTTAGGCGACACGCCACCTTTCGCCGCACGCTTATCCAGACAAGATTGCAGCGACAAAATCGGATACACATCGTCGCCAATCACCGCGCTGAATTTCTGCAAGTCAGCCAGCGTAAGGTCTTCCAGCGGTTTGCCCTGACGAATCGCCTCCACCACCGCTTCGCCCACGATATGGTGTGCTTCACGGAACGGCACGCCTTTCGCGACCAGGTAATCAGCCAGTTCGGTCGAGTTTGCATAGCCCTGCTGCGCCGCTTCCTGGCAGCGAGGACGTTTTACCTGAATGCCGTCCAGCACCAGCGCGCCCATGTGCAGGCAGTCAAGCCAGGTATCGAGGGCGTCGAACAGCCCTTCTTTATCTTCCTGCATGTCTTTGTTGTAAGCCAAAGGCAGGCCTTTCAGAGTCATCATCATGCCGGTCAGCGCGCCCTGCACGCGGCCACATTTACCGCGAATCAGCTCCAGCGCATCCGGGTTTTTCTTCTGTGGCATCAGGGAAGAACCGGATGTTACACGGTCGGACAGCTCAACAAACCCGGCTTCACCGGAGTTGAAGAAAATCAGATCTTCGGCAAAGCGCGAGAGGTGCACCATGCCAATAGAGGCGTTCGACAGCAGCTCCAGCACGTGATCACGATCGGAAACGCTGTCCAGGCTGTTACGGGTGGCAGAAGCAAAGCCCAGCCAGCCGGCCAGCTGTTCACGGTCGATTTCATAGGCGGTTCCGGCCAGCGCACCGCTGCCGAGCGGACTCACGTCCAGACGCTTCAGGGTATCCTGCAAACGGCTTTCATCACGCGCCAGCATCTCAACATACGCCAGACACCAGTGCGCAAAAGTTACCGGTTGCGCGCGCTGCAGGTGGGTGTAACCCGGCATCACGGCGTCCTGATTACTGTGCGCGGTTTCCACCAGCGCACTCTGCAACTGGCGATTGGCCGACAGCAATTCAACGACGGTGTCTTTACACCACAGCTTCAGATCCGTTGCGACCTGGTCATTACGGCTACGCCCGGTATGCAGCTTTTTGCCCAACTGGCCAACTTTGTCGATCAGTTTGCCTTCCACCCAGCTGTGAATATCTTCGGCATCGCTTTCGAGGATCTGCTGCGGGTTCAGACGAACCTCTTCCAGCAGATTATTCAGCGCCTCTTCAAGCTGCAATTGTTCGTCCGCCGTCAGTACGCCAACGGTGACCAGCGCTTTAGACCAGGCCACAGAGCCGACGATATCCTGTTCGGCCAGGCGGTAGTCGAAGCGCAAAGAGTCGTTGAACTGTTTGAACCGCTGATCCGCTGCCTGTGTAAAACGCCCACCCCAAAGTGCCATAACAATTTTCCTTGATAATGTAATTTTTGCCCGGTGGCGCTTCGCTTACCGGGCCTACAAACTCAGGTAGCCCGGATAAGCGAAACGCCATCCGGCACTGAATATTAAGCCAGAATACGCGTGCCAATCGGCGTGCCGTTAAACAGCGCCGGGAGTTGCTCTGCGTGACGCCACGAGGCGATATCCACCGGACGGCCCAGCGTGCGCGCGGCATCCAGCGCAGCGTTCACTTTCACAATCATGCCGTCGGTAATAATGCCCTGATCGATCAGCTGCTCGGCTTTCGCCGCCGTCATCTCGGCAATGCGCTGGCCTTTTCCATCCAGAATCCCACTCACATCAGAGAGCAGAATCAGATCCGCGCCCAGCGTCGCCGCCAGTGCCGTGGCCGCCTGGTCGGCGTTCACGTTCATCAGCTGTCCCTCTTCGGTCACCCCGATAGAGCTGACAACCGGCAGGAAACCACCTTCCAGCAGGGTGTTAATCAGCTTAGGTGAACCCGGTTGCGCCAGTCCAACGTGGCCCAGTTCTTCGTCGAGCTGAGTCACATTTACGCTGTCACCGTCACCCAGATACAGGCCCACAGATGCGATGTGATGTTTCTTCGCCCACGCCAGCAGCGTTTTGTTCGCCGTTCCCGCCAGCGCACCGGTAATGATGTCAATCTGATCGGCAGGCGTCACACGCAGGCCATTTTTCTTCTTCACCGGCAGATTCAGGCCTTTCATCAGCTCATCCACCACGCAGCCGCCGCCATGCACAATCACCAGCGGACGTTGGTGTGATTCACGATAGTTCACCAGGGCAGTAAACAGACGCTCCAGCGCTTCTTCGCTGTCCAGCAGAACACCACCGAGTTTGATAATTAATGGATTCATCA
Above is a window of Lelliottia jeotgali DNA encoding:
- a CDS encoding Acetylglutamate kinase produces the protein MNPLIIKLGGVLLDSEEALERLFTALVNYRESHQRPLVIVHGGGCVVDELMKGLNLPVKKKNGLRVTPADQIDIITGALAGTANKTLLAWAKKHHIASVGLYLGDGDSVNVTQLDEELGHVGLAQPGSPKLINTLLEGGFLPVVSSIGVTEEGQLMNVNADQAATALAATLGADLILLSDVSGILDGKGQRIAEMTAAKAEQLIDQGIITDGMIVKVNAALDAARTLGRPVDIASWRHAEQLPALFNGTPIGTRILA
- a CDS encoding Hydrogen peroxide-inducible genes activator — translated: MNIRDLEYLVALAEHRHFRRAADSCHVSQPTLSGQIRKLEDELGVMLLERTSRKVLFTQAGLLLVDQARTVLREVKVLKEMASQQGEAMSGPLHIGLIPTVGPYLLPQIIPMLHQTFPKLEMYLHEAQTHQLLAQLDSGKLDCAILALVKESEAFIEVPLFDEPMMLAIYEDHPWANRDRVPMSDLAGEKLLMLEDGHCLRDQAMGFCFEAGADEDTHFRATSLETLRNMVAAGSGITLLPALAVPRERKRDGVVYLPCIKPEPRRTIGLVYRPGSPLRSRYEQLAEAIRSSMDGHFDGALKQAV
- a CDS encoding Argininosuccinate lyase, which gives rise to MALWGGRFTQAADQRFKQFNDSLRFDYRLAEQDIVGSVAWSKALVTVGVLTADEQLQLEEALNNLLEEVRLNPQQILESDAEDIHSWVEGKLIDKVGQLGKKLHTGRSRNDQVATDLKLWCKDTVVELLSANRQLQSALVETAHSNQDAVMPGYTHLQRAQPVTFAHWCLAYVEMLARDESRLQDTLKRLDVSPLGSGALAGTAYEIDREQLAGWLGFASATRNSLDSVSDRDHVLELLSNASIGMVHLSRFAEDLIFFNSGEAGFVELSDRVTSGSSLMPQKKNPDALELIRGKCGRVQGALTGMMMTLKGLPLAYNKDMQEDKEGLFDALDTWLDCLHMGALVLDGIQVKRPRCQEAAQQGYANSTELADYLVAKGVPFREAHHIVGEAVVEAIRQGKPLEDLTLADLQKFSAVIGDDVYPILSLQSCLDKRAAKGGVSPKQVAQAIADAKDRLI
- a CDS encoding Soluble pyridine nucleotide transhydrogenase, translated to MGLVKQGARVAVIERYHNVGGGCTHWGTIPSKALRHAVSRIIEFNQNPLYSDHSRLLRSSFADILNHADNVINQQTRMRQGFYERNHCEILQGDAHFVDEHTLALKCQDGSVETITAEKFVIACGSRPYHPTDVDFSHPRVYDSDSILSLHHEPRHVLIYGAGVIGCEYASIFRGMDVKVDLINTRDRLLAFLDQEMSDSLSYHFWNSGVVIRHNEEYEKIEGCDDGVIMHLKSGKKLKADCLLYANGRTGNTDSLALENIGLATDSRGQLKVNSMYQTALPHIYAVGDVIGYPSLASAAYDQGRIAAQALVKGEATAHLIEDIPTGIYTIPEISSVGKTEQQLTSMKVPYEVGRAQFKHLARAQIVGMSVGTLKILFHRETKEILGIHCFGERAAEIIHIGQAIMEQKGGGNTIEYFVNTTFNYPTMAEAYRVAALNGLNRLF